The Rufibacter sp. DG15C region GGCAAGTAGGGCAAAGGGTATGACCAAATCAAACAGCGTTTTGGTATAGCCTATTCCGTTTTGGAATATTGGCGCTTCATAAACTGGATGAAGTTCTTATAAGGCGCATTGTTCTCGGTGCCTTTGCGCTGAATAAAATTAAAGGTGCGGTGCACGTGCAGGTCCTTGATCTGCACTTCTACCAATTCCCCTGAGGCTAGTTCTTTCACCACCGCCTGCCGGGGCAAGAACGCCAGGCAGGTGTCTACACGCACAAAGTTCTTCAAAGCTTCGGTGCCACCCAGACGCACCCGCACGGGCAGCTGCGCCAGCTTTATTCCTTTCTGTACTAAGGCCTCTTCTAACACCGCCAGCGTGCCAGAACCCGCCTCTCTAATGGCCAGTGGTATGTTGTAAAGGTCCTTTACCTCCAGGTTGTGCTTTTTAATAGGGTTTCGGTGAGAACAGACGGCAATTACCTCATCTGACAGAAAAGGCGTGTAGGTCACCTGGCTCACTTTGTTAATGCCCTCAATAATGCCCAAATCAATGTCATGGTCCAGCAGCGCCTTGAGAATGTTTTCGCTGTTGCGATTTTTAAGGCTCAACTGCACCTGCGGATGCTGGGTAAGGTACGCCGACAAGACGGGGGGCAGGATGTACAAAGAGATGGTGGTGCTGGCGCCCAGAACCAGGGTGACTTGCGGTTTAAAGTCCTGGCTTAGCAGGGGCAGTTGCTGGTGCAGGTCGTTTTGGATTTCCTGCACGGCCTCCAGTTTCTCGAAGATGAGTTTGCCAGCGGGCGTCAGGCTGATGGTATTGCCGTGACGCTCAAACAGACCGGTCTTGTAGTACTCTTCTAAGGCCTTAATCTGCTTACTGATGGCACTCTGGCTTATGTATAGTATCTGGCTGGCTTTGGTAAAGCTCAACTGCCTGGCCACTTCAAAAAAGACCCTGTGTTTTTGCGAGATCACTGCTTTTACGGTTTATATAATACGCTTATTAACTAAATACGGTCTAAGGTATGGCGAGTGCGCTCACTGTCAGTTAAATTACCTGTATTAACCGTGCCGGCTGGTTCAAATAGTAACACAGAAGCTTCTTTTTCGGCGACGGGCCTATGCTCTATACCTCTGGGTACAATTAGAAATTCGCCTTCTTTTACCAAAACGCTCCTGTCTCTGAACTCCATAGTGAACTCACCGTGTACTACCAGAAACAACTCATCCTCATGGTCATGGTGGTGCCAGTCAAAAGCGCCCAGAAACTTAGCCAACTTCACCTGCTGTCCGTTTAACTCGCCAGCAATCCTGGGGTTCCAATAATCCTTAATTTGAGAGAATTTTTCTACTAGGTTTACTTTATCCATTTTCTATAATTCAAAGGAATTTTAAAATGGAAAGTCCAGACTTGTGACTTTCCTAACCAGAGCCCTAAGGTAATAAAAAAAGCCCCCGGCGTGACCGAAGGCTTTTCTGCATTTAAATCTGTGCTAAACAATCAGCGTTGAGTATTCATCTGATTTTGCAATTCATATAGTTTAATGATGGAACAGCACCGGCCGATGCCTTTTTTGGCGCATGGCTTTCAGTTTATCTGATAGCTGATCGTTCATGTTTCCAATACCTCTGGAAAGGTTGGCTTTGTTTCTTCGCATGGTTTCCATGCTGGTGCTGCCCATTGACGGATTGATACCACGTATGCGGTTCCAATAGATGGCCACCAATCCAGAGGCACAGGCAAAGGCTACAAACCCGATGACCCTGTAGGTGGCAACTACACTGTCTGGTGTAGAAAAGGCCAACAGGAAAATCCCGGCAAAAAAGCCGAGGGCAAGCAAAGTGGGTAAGGTTCTATTCATAGCTTTACATTTAAAGATAAAAAAGACTACATCTTGTCCAAACTTCCTTGGCCTCTAGCCAATACATTCTCTCCTTATTAGTATACGTTTCTATATAGAAAAAGTCATTTTTAACTATGCAATTATTTGTAGCTTTTTAGCAACAAGTTTAAGAGCAATTTTACAGGTTGCACCTCCTAATTTTCAGCTAGTTTTACATGGAAAAACATCAATAACCATTAACATAGGCATACTCTTTTAAGGGATGGCCCAATGGTTTGCTTTTGTTTTTCGCTACCCATTTAGACGCTTATGCGTAAGCGCTTCAGGAAGTATCTGGATCAACTATGAACCTCACCCAACGCTACCAACCGTCCCTAGCCCTCTTAACCGACATGTACCAATTAACCATGGCTCAGGGCTATTGGAAACAACAACGCGCCGAGCAGGAAGCGGTCTTTCATTTATATTTCCGGAAGAACCCTTTCAATGGTGGCTACACCATCAGTGCTGGTTTGGAAGATGCCATTGACTTGTTGCAGAACTTTAAGTTCACAGAACAGGACACCGCTTTTTTGGCCCAACTGAAAGGGAACCAGCAACAACCTCTGTTTGAAAAGGAGTTCCTAGAATATTTAACCCAACTAAAATTCACTTGCACGGTAGACGCCATTCCAGAAGGGACGGCCGTGTTCCCCAATGAGCCCTTGCTACGCATACAAGGCCCCATCTTGCAATGCCAATTACTAGAGACACCCTTGTTGACCATCCTCAACTTTCAGACGCTTATTGCCACCAAGGCTGCCCGCATGGTAGACGCCGCCAAAGGCGATGCCATCATTGAGTTTGGAATGCGAAGAGCGCAAGGTCCGGACGGCGCGCTGTCTGGCACCCGAGCGGCGTTTGTGGGCGGCATTGGCGCCACTTCCAATGTGTTGGCGGGGCAGCTATACAACATTCCCTTAAAGGGTACACACGCGCACAGCTGGGTTATGTCTTTTGACGATGAAGAGGAAAGCTTTGAAACCTACGCCAGCGTTTACCCAGATGACTCGGTGTTTCTAGTAGATACCTACCATACCATGGATGGTGTCAAAAAAGCCATTGCCGTAGGCCAAAAACTACGGGAAAAGGGGCATGAGTTGAAAGGCATTCGGTTGGATTCAGGGGACTTGGCCTATTTGAGCATTGAAGCCAGAAAACTACTGGATGAGGCTGGCTTTGAGAAGGTGTCTATAGTTGCGAGCAATGACCTGGACGAATACCTCATTGAAAGCCTGAAACTGCAAGGCGCGCGAATTGACACCTGGGGCATTGGCACCAAGCTCATTACCGCCTATGACCAACCAGCGCTGGGCGGCGTGTTCAAACTGGCGGCGCTTAAAAACGAGCAGGGCCAGTGGGACTACAAAGTAAAACTCTCTGAACAACTCATCAAGGTGTCTACGCCGGGCATTTTGCAGGTACGCCGTTTTTATGACTCCGGTACCTTGGTAGGCGATATGCTGTATTCAGAGGATGCGGGCATTGCCAAACCAATCACCATGGTGCACCCCAATGACCCTACCCAGCACAAGAGCTTCTCTGACACCTGCACGCATGAAGACCTCCTAGTGCCCATCTTTCAGGAAGGCCAGTTGGTGTACACCTCCCCTGCTTTGCAGGACATTCAGGCCCGCACCAGACAACAGGTAGAAAGCCTCCATGAAACCTACCGCCGACTCTTAAACCCACACATCTACAAGGTGGGCCTGGAACAGCAACTGCACCAGAAGAAGATGGACGTGATAGTGGAACTCAGAAGCCGGGCAGATTAAAGCCTACAGGCTGGTGCTTTGGATAACCTGTGCGCCAAGAGCCAAAAGGTCTGCCTTGGCGCGCTCAAATCCTTCTGGGCTGATGGCCCGAGTGGCATCTTCTAAGTAGTAGGTGGTAAACCCTTCCTGCAACGCGTCTTTGGCCGTGAAGTACACGCAATAGTCAGCAGCCAGGCCGGCCAGGTACACTTCCGTCACGCCTTTGCCCCGCAGGTATTCTGCCAGGGCTGTGGATTTTAAATGGCCGTTGTCATAAAAGCCGCTGTAAGAGTCAATCTCGGGGTTGGTGCCTTTCCGGAAGATTGCTTCTACCCGGTGCATGTCTAGCGAAGAAGGGAAGTCGGCGCCGGGGGTAGTTTGAATGCAATGGTGGGGCCACAACACTTGTTCCAACCCGTTGAGCGAGATGGTTTCAAACACCTTTTTACCGGCATGCTGCCCCGCAAAGCTTTTATGGTTGGCCGGGTGCCAGTCCTGGGTAGCCACCACCAACTCAAACTTGTGCTGGAGGTGGTTCACAATGGGCAGGATGGCGTCCCCTTCGGGCACGGCCAGAGAGCCGCCGGGCAGAAAATCATTTTGGATATCAATGAGTAGTAAGGCTTTCATAGGTTCGGATTTTGGGCTGTTTTCTGGAAAAGAGGCCAAAAACAGCGGATGGTACCTTCTCTTATACTACTAAATCATAGCGCTGTTCTGTGAGCGTCTTTCCGAAGTCTGTACTCTCCTTCTCTTGGCTCAGCTGAAACCCGTAACTTTTGTAGAGGCTGGCGGCCTTGGTGAGTTCATGCGTGGTCCAGAGGTAGGACGTTTGATAACCGCACTCATGCAGGAAGCCCATGTACTGGTCCATCAACTTTTTGCCCAGTCCCAGCCCGCGGTAACCGGGCGTGATGATGAAGTAGCGCAACTGGGCCGCCTCTCCTCTATCCATTAGCAATAGAAAGCCCACTATTTTACCGCTATGGTCCGCCACCCACACCCGGTTCCTTTTATCATCATACTGTTGGTAGAATTCGGCTAGGCCCGCGGCCACGTAGGCTTCAAACGCTACCCCAAAATTATATTCCCGCTTATAGAGCAAGCCGTGCAAGTACGTGACGTAGCCGATGTCGCCGGGTTGTAAATAGGTCCTGATGGTAATGTCTGACAAAGAAACGGCCATAGCGGGAATTACTGCTTGAGGTGGCAATATCTTTATTCAGGTTCAGAAAAGAAAATGATGCTAGAAACGCCTTTACCTTTTTAACCTGTTAACTTTTATCATTCGATATAAAGAGCCGTTTTTCGCCTGATTTCCAGAAATTAGGTCAAAAACGATGCAGGTGCCCATTTGCTTTTGAGGTTTTAACTTTCAGCTAATCCTTGGTTCAGCCGTATAGCCATCAGCCTGTTTAGGTTGATTACTTGGCAATCTGTGCATGAAAATACTCTGGACCTACCTCAAGCCCTACAAGTGGCTTATCTTCCTGTCTCTTCTGCTAGCGGGTGCTGCCCAGCTGTTAAACCTGGTGGACCCCATCATCTTCGGGAAAATCATTGACGAATACGCCCTTCGGCAAAAAGCTTTAACCGAGGATGAGTTGGTTTCAGGTGTCCTGCGCTTGTTGGCCATTGCCGTGGGGGTGGCCTTGCTGTCTAGATTGGCCAAGGCTATGCAGGAATACGTGGTGCGATTGGTGGTGCAGAAGTTTGGGATGCAGATTTTCAATGACGGCATCCGGCAGACGCTGCGCTTGTCTTACCAGGAGTTCATGAACCAACGCAGCGGTGAGA contains the following coding sequences:
- a CDS encoding nicotinate phosphoribosyltransferase; the protein is MNLTQRYQPSLALLTDMYQLTMAQGYWKQQRAEQEAVFHLYFRKNPFNGGYTISAGLEDAIDLLQNFKFTEQDTAFLAQLKGNQQQPLFEKEFLEYLTQLKFTCTVDAIPEGTAVFPNEPLLRIQGPILQCQLLETPLLTILNFQTLIATKAARMVDAAKGDAIIEFGMRRAQGPDGALSGTRAAFVGGIGATSNVLAGQLYNIPLKGTHAHSWVMSFDDEEESFETYASVYPDDSVFLVDTYHTMDGVKKAIAVGQKLREKGHELKGIRLDSGDLAYLSIEARKLLDEAGFEKVSIVASNDLDEYLIESLKLQGARIDTWGIGTKLITAYDQPALGGVFKLAALKNEQGQWDYKVKLSEQLIKVSTPGILQVRRFYDSGTLVGDMLYSEDAGIAKPITMVHPNDPTQHKSFSDTCTHEDLLVPIFQEGQLVYTSPALQDIQARTRQQVESLHETYRRLLNPHIYKVGLEQQLHQKKMDVIVELRSRAD
- a CDS encoding LysR substrate-binding domain-containing protein; the encoded protein is MISQKHRVFFEVARQLSFTKASQILYISQSAISKQIKALEEYYKTGLFERHGNTISLTPAGKLIFEKLEAVQEIQNDLHQQLPLLSQDFKPQVTLVLGASTTISLYILPPVLSAYLTQHPQVQLSLKNRNSENILKALLDHDIDLGIIEGINKVSQVTYTPFLSDEVIAVCSHRNPIKKHNLEVKDLYNIPLAIREAGSGTLAVLEEALVQKGIKLAQLPVRVRLGGTEALKNFVRVDTCLAFLPRQAVVKELASGELVEVQIKDLHVHRTFNFIQRKGTENNAPYKNFIQFMKRQYSKTE
- a CDS encoding GNAT family N-acetyltransferase; this encodes MAVSLSDITIRTYLQPGDIGYVTYLHGLLYKREYNFGVAFEAYVAAGLAEFYQQYDDKRNRVWVADHSGKIVGFLLLMDRGEAAQLRYFIITPGYRGLGLGKKLMDQYMGFLHECGYQTSYLWTTHELTKAASLYKSYGFQLSQEKESTDFGKTLTEQRYDLVV
- the pncA gene encoding bifunctional nicotinamidase/pyrazinamidase; this translates as MKALLLIDIQNDFLPGGSLAVPEGDAILPIVNHLQHKFELVVATQDWHPANHKSFAGQHAGKKVFETISLNGLEQVLWPHHCIQTTPGADFPSSLDMHRVEAIFRKGTNPEIDSYSGFYDNGHLKSTALAEYLRGKGVTEVYLAGLAADYCVYFTAKDALQEGFTTYYLEDATRAISPEGFERAKADLLALGAQVIQSTSL
- a CDS encoding cupin domain-containing protein is translated as MDKVNLVEKFSQIKDYWNPRIAGELNGQQVKLAKFLGAFDWHHHDHEDELFLVVHGEFTMEFRDRSVLVKEGEFLIVPRGIEHRPVAEKEASVLLFEPAGTVNTGNLTDSERTRHTLDRI